The following coding sequences lie in one Rutidosis leptorrhynchoides isolate AG116_Rl617_1_P2 chromosome 4, CSIRO_AGI_Rlap_v1, whole genome shotgun sequence genomic window:
- the LOC139843871 gene encoding uncharacterized protein yields MAESLKEEGNAYFKAGNYLKAAAVYTQAIKKDPENPTLYSNRAAAFLNLVKLQKALSDAETTISLNPTWEKGYFRKGCVLEALERYDDALDAFKIASQHNPQSTEVSRKIKRVTQLSKDKKRSVEVDNMRSNVDLAKHLDGFKSELAQKYVDEEYWKDTFSFVVETMENAVKSWHQTSNVDARVHFLLDKEKTNTEKYAPVVNIDKAFESPHTHGDCVSFLRQYAVDSCSRGACLIAPKGIISYPQVWKGAGPRKWKHGQSDGFFVQFESRLVRQEWFIPSSSEKGQVLCREPVSLDISAHEVIPRIFRDT; encoded by the exons ATGGCAGAATCGTTGAAGGAAGAAGGAAACGCATATTTCAAAGCTGGAAATTATTTAAAAGCAGCTGCTGTTTACACTCAAGCCATCAAGAAAGATCCTGAAAACCCTACTCTTTACAG CAATCGCGCTGCGGCGTTTCTAAATCTTGTTAAACTCCAAAAAGCACTGAGTGATGCCGAGACAACAATATCGTTGAATCCCACTTGGGAAAAG GGTTACTTCAGGAAAGGATGTGTATTAGAAGCCTTGGAGCGATATGATGAT GCATTGGATGCTTTTAAAATAGCCTCTCAGCACAATCCACAAAGTACTGAGGTGTCAAGAAAGATCAAGAGGGTTACTCAATTGTCAAAAGATAAAAAACGGTCGGTAGAAGTGGACAATATGAGATCTAACGTTGATCTTGCAAAGCACTTGGATGGTTTCAAGTCTGAATTG GCACAAAAGTATGTAGATGAGGAATATTGGAAAGATACATTCTCTTTTGTTGTTGAGACAATGGAGAATGCTGTTAAATCATGGCATCAAACATCGAATGTGGATGCTAGAGTTCATTTCCTGCTCGATAAGGAAAAAACCAATACTGAAAAATATGCACCCGTTGTCAACATTGACAAG GCGTTTGAATCACCCCACACACACGGTGATTGCGTTTCGTTTTTAAGGCAATATGCAGTGGACTCTTGCTCGCGAGGAGCATGCTTAATTGCACCAAAGGGTATCATATCATACCCGCAG GTGTGGAAAGGAGCGGGACCCAGGAAATGGAAGCATGGACAAAGTGATGGATTTTTTGTGCAGTTTGAATCGCGTCTCGTCAGACAAGAATGGTTCATCCCTAGTTCTTCAGAGAAAGGCCAAGTATTGTGCAG GGAACCTGTATCATTAGATATCAGTGCTCATGAAGTAATTCCAAGGATATTTAGAGATACCTAG